The genomic segment TTGATCAAGGAGTTGTCCTCGTGGCACTTGATAGTGACAACCTCGCCACTAAACCGGCTAACCTGCCCGAAGTTGCGCAGCGCCAGCGCCAGTGCGCGCGCATCGGGCGCCGCGTCCGAGAGATCAGGGGTGGAAAAATCAGTCACATTACCTCCGCGTTCCGCATCGTCGTCATAGGTTTTTCAAGCACCCAGATATAGCCAGGCACCAACCAGATGGCGTACCTGGAGATGAACCGGGCGAGTCCATGCTTTAGCGTACCGGTTTTCATCATATACCGCGCTTGGTATTTATCCGGATCGCGGATAATCAGGGGGGTATAGTCCGTCACGGAGAAACTGCACACCAAATGCTTGAGCCCCCAATAAGTGAAATGTTTCTCGTAATAATATTCCCCCTTGCCCACAAGCCTGAGGTAACGGTGTGCGAGTGGCCGAGGAATAACCGCAAGCAGGGGCAAATTGTAATGCGGTTCGCGGTACATCAAGCGGTTACCTGCGGCAAAATAGATTTTCCCGCCAGGTTTGAGCACACGGTACATCTCTGCCATTAATTTTCCCGCATCCGGCACATGCTCGTAAACCTGAGAGCAAACCACCACATCAAATGTATCGGCCTCATAGCGCAGCGCCATGGCGTCGCCTGTTTCAAAGTGGAGATTTTCGTTGTTAAACGTTTTCCGGGCAAACTGGATTGCCGTCTCGTCGATATCGATGCCCGTCACACTGGCAAAGTGTCTGGAAAGGTATTCATCAATTATGCCTGCGGAACCACCCACATTGAGTGCATGCAGTCCTGCCAGCGGCCGATCGCTGCATTCGGAGAGGACACTGACCATCGTTCTGGCCTTACGACGCCGCCCCTCGATATCGAACATCGAGGTCACGCTGCCCGAATACCCATGCTGGTAACCCCTTTCCAAACTCACCTACTCCTGTCATCAACGCGAGCCCTGCGGGCATGTCCCCTTGGCAATTGTAGCGATGAACGTATAATTCTTCCTGTAAATATTTGATAGCATCCCATTCATTAAAAAAATAGGGCGCTCCCGGTGAAAGTGAATCGTGTGGATCTTAACCTGCTGGTCTATCTGGATGCGCTGCTGCGTGAGCGCAATGTCACACAGGCGGCACACCAGCTCAATCTGTCCCAGCCCGCCATGAGTAACGGGCTGCGTCGCCTGCGTGAATTATTCGATGACCC from the Candidatus Marimicrobium litorale genome contains:
- a CDS encoding class I SAM-dependent methyltransferase, which encodes MERGYQHGYSGSVTSMFDIEGRRRKARTMVSVLSECSDRPLAGLHALNVGGSAGIIDEYLSRHFASVTGIDIDETAIQFARKTFNNENLHFETGDAMALRYEADTFDVVVCSQVYEHVPDAGKLMAEMYRVLKPGGKIYFAAGNRLMYREPHYNLPLLAVIPRPLAHRYLRLVGKGEYYYEKHFTYWGLKHLVCSFSVTDYTPLIIRDPDKYQARYMMKTGTLKHGLARFISRYAIWLVPGYIWVLEKPMTTMRNAEVM